The following are encoded in a window of Fusarium oxysporum f. sp. lycopersici 4287 chromosome 5, whole genome shotgun sequence genomic DNA:
- a CDS encoding Delta(14)-sterol reductase — protein sequence MAVKDKQPASEEQHGYEFFGPPGAFVISFFLPILVYVFNFVCNDISGCPAPSLLHPKTLSLDALKHEVGWPSNGVAGLVSWKGTAAVIGYNVLSLILYRVLPAVEVEGTELRSGGKLKYRFNTLYSSTFTLAVLAAGTAAQGAEFPVWTFMSENFIQILSANIIYSYLVSTFVYVRSFSVKPGNKENRELAAGGHSGNMLYDWFIGRELNPRISIPLIGEVDIKEFLELRPGMMGWIIMNCSWCAQQYRNYGFVTDSSILITAVQALYVFDSWWNEPAILTTMDITTDGFGMMLAFGDIVWVPYVYSLQTRYLSVHPVSLGPLGLAGMLGLIGLGFYIFRSANNEKNRFRTNPDDPRISHLKYIQTQKGSKLLTTGWWGIARHINYLGDWIQSWPYCLPTGIAGYQILSAGTHAEGAWVMRDGREVIRGEAKGWGMLITYFYILYFAILLIHRERRDDDKCHRKYGKDWEEYRKIVRYRIIPGIY from the exons ATGGCTGTCAAAGATAAACAGCCGGCTTCAGAGGAGCAACACGGCTATGAGTTCTTTGGCCC TCCCGGCGCCTTTGTCATCTCGTTCTTCCTCCCCATCCTCGTATACGTCTTCAACTTCGTCTGCAACGACATCTCGGGATGCCCCGCGCCATCTCTGCTTCACCCCAAGACCCTATCGCTCGATGCCTTGAAACACGAAGTCGGATGGCCCAGCAATGGCGTCGCTGGCCTGGTCAGCTGGAAGGGAACCGCCGCTGTGATCGGATACAATGTCCTCTCCCTGATCCTCTACCGGGTTCTTCCCGcggttgaagttgagggcaCCGAGTTGCGCTCTGGAGGAAAACTCAAGTACCGATTTAACA CTTTGTACTCTAGCACCTTCACCCTGGCTGTCCTTGCCGCTGGAACCGCTGCTCAGGGTGCCGAGTTTCCGGTCTGGACCTTCATGTCGGAGAACTTCATTCAGATCCTTTCCGCCAACATCATCTACTCCTACCTCGTGTCCACCTTCGTCTACGTTCGAAGCTTTAGCGTTAAGCCCGGAAATAAGGAGAACCGCGAGCTTGCTGCTGGAGGCCACTCCGGAAACATGTTGTATGATTGGTTCATCGGTCGTGAACTGAACCCCCGTATTTCGATCCCTCTCATCGGTGAGGTTGACATCAAGGAGTTCCTTGAGCTTCGACCTGGAATGATGGGCTGGATTATCATGAACTGTTCTTGGTGCGCTCAGCAGTATCGCAACTATGGTTTCGTGACGGATAGCTCTATCCTCATCACCGCTGTTCAGGCTCTGTATGTCTTCGACTCTTGGTGGAACGAGCCCGCGATCTTGACGACCATGGACATCACCACCGACGGCTTCGGTATGATGTTGGCTTTTGGCGATATTGTTTGGGTGCCATATGTCTACTCGCTGCAGACCCGATATCTCTCCGTTCACCCTGTCTCTCTCGGCCCTCTCGGACTAGCCGGTATGCTGGGTCTCATCGGCCTTGGCTTCTACATCTTCCGCTCAGCCAACAACGAGAAGAACCGCTTCCGAACCAACCCCGACGATCCCAGAATCTCTCACCTCAAGTACATCCAGACCCAGAAGGgcagcaagcttctcacAACAGGCTGGTGGGGAATCGCTCGTCACATCAACTACCTGGGCGATTGGATCCAGTCGTGGCCCTACTGTCTTCCCACCGGTATCGCCGGGTATCAGATTCTCAGCGCCGGAACTCATGCCGAGGGCGCGTGGGTTATGCGAGACGGTCGAGAGGTTATCCGGGGCGAAGCTAAGGGATGGGGCATGCTCATCACCTACTTCTACATCCTGTACTTTGCTATCCTCCTCATTCACCGTGAGAGACGTGACGACGACAAGTGCCATCGCAAGTACGGCAAGGACTGGGAGGAGTACCGCAAGATTGTTCGATACCGAATCATCCCTGGTATCTACTGA
- a CDS encoding beta-glucosidase, producing the protein MKLNWVAAALSIGAAGTDGAVALASEVPGTLAGVKVVTRDTLAHSPPHYPSPWMDPNAIGWEEAYAKAKNFVSQLTLLEKVNLTTGVGWQGERCVGNVGSIPRLGMRGLCLQDGPLGIRLSDYNSAFPAGTTAGASWSKSLWYERGLLMGTEFKGKGIDIALGPATGPLGRTAAGGRNWEGFTVDPYMAGHAMAEAVKGIQDAGVIACAKHYIANEQEHFRQSGEVQSRKYNISESLSSNLDDKTLHELYAWPFADAVRAGVGSVMCSYNQINNSYGCQNSKLLNGILKDEMGFQGFVMSDWAAQHTGAASAVAGLDMSMPGDTAFDSGYSFWGGNLTLAVINGTVPAWRVDDMALRIMSAFFKVGKTVEDLPDINFSSWTRDTFGFVQTFAQENREQVNFGVNVQHDHKNHIRESAAKGSVILKNTGSLPLNNPKFLAVIGEDAGPNPAGPNGCGDRGCDNGTLAMAWGSGTSQFPYLITPDQGLQNRAAQDGTRYESILTNNEWAQTQALVSQPNVTAIVFANADSGEGYIEVDGNFGDRKNLTLWQQGDELIKNVSSICPNTIVVLHTVGPVLLADYEKNPNITAIVWAGLPGQESGNAIADLLYGKVSPGRSPFTWGRTRESYGTEVLYEANNGRGAPQDDFSEGVFIDYRHFDRRSPSTDGKSAPNNTAAPLYEFGHGLSWTTFEYSDLNIQKNVNSTYSPPAGQTIPAPTFGNFSKNLNDYVFPKGVRYIYKFIYPFLNTSSSASEASNDGGQFGKTAEEFLPPNALNGSAQPRLPSSGAPGGNPQLWDILYTVTATITNTGNATSDEIPQLYVSLGGENEPVRVLRGFDRIENIAPGQSAIFNAQLTRRDLSNWDVDAQNWVITDHPKTVWVGSSSRKLPLSAKLE; encoded by the exons ATGAAGCTGAACTGGGTCGCCGCAGCCCTCTCTATAGGTGCTGCTGGCACTGATGGTGCAGTTGCTCTTGCTTCTGAAGTTCCAGGCACTTTGGCTGGTGTAAAG GTTGTCACGAGAGATACACTCGCACACTCACCTCCTCACTATCCTTCACCATGGATGGATCCTAATGCCATTGGCTGGGAGGAAGCTTACGCCAAAGCAAAGAACTTTGTGTCCCAGCTCACTCTCCTCGAAAAGGTCAACTTGACCACTGGTGTTGG GTGGCAAGGCGAACGCTGTGTAGGAAACGTGGGATCAATTCCTCGTCTTGGTATGCGAGGTCTTTGTCTTCAGGATGGTCCTCTTGGAATTCGTCTGTCCGATTACAACAGTGCTTTTCCCGCTGGCACCACAGCTGGTGCTTCTTGGAGCAAGTCTCTCTGGTATGAGAGGGGTCTTCTGATGGGAACTGAGTTCAAGGGGAAGGGTATCGATATCGCTCTTGGCCCTGCTACTGGTCCTCTTGGCCGCACTGCTGCTGGTGGACGAAACTGGGAGGGCTTTACCGTTGATCCTTATATGGCTGGCCATGCCATGGCCGAGGCCGTCAAGGGCATCCAAGACGCAGGTGTCATTGCTTGTGCTAAGCATTACATCGCAAACGAGCAAG AGCACTTCCGACAGAGTGGCGAGGTCCAGTCCCGCAAGTACAACATCTCCGAGtctctctcctccaaccTGGACGACAAGACTTTGCACGAGCTCTACGCCTGGCCCTTTGCTGATGCCGTCCGCGCTGGCGTCGGTTCAGTCATGTGCTCTTACAATCAGATCAACAACTCGTACGGTTGCCAGAACTCCAAGCTCCTCAACGGTATCCTCAAGGACGAGATGGGTTTCCAGGGCTTCGTCATGAGCGATTGGGCGGCCCAGCACACCGGTGCTGCTTCTGCCGTCGCTGGTCTTGATATGAGCATGCCTGGTGACACCGCGTTCGACAGTGGATATAGCTTCTGGGGTGGAAACCTGACTCTTGCTGTCATCAACGGAACTGTTCCCGCCTGGCGAGTTGATGACATGGCTCTGCGAATCATGTCGGCCTTCTTCAAGGTTGGAAAGACGGTAGAGGACCTCCCCGacatcaacttctcctcctgGACCCGCGACACCTTCGGCTTCGTCCAAACATTTGCTCAAGAGAACCGCGAACAAGTCAACTTTGGAGTTAACGTCCAGCACGACCACAAGAACCACATCCGTGAGTCTGCCGCCAAGGGAAGCGTCATCCTCAAGAACACCGGCTCCCTTCCCCTCAACAATCCCAAGTTCCTCGCTGTCATTGGTGAGGACGCCGGTCCCAACCCTGCTGGACCCAATGGTTGCGGCGACCGTGGTTGCGACAATGGTACCCTGGCTATGGCTTGGGGCTCGGGAACTTCTCAATTCCCTTACTTGATCACACCCGACCAAGGTCTCCAGAACCGAGCTGCCCAAGACGGAACTCGATATGAGAGCATCTTGACCAACAACGAATGGGCCCAGACACAGGCTCTTGTCAGCCAACCCAACGTGACCGCTATCGTTTTTGCCAACGCCGACTCTGGTGAGGGTTACATTGAAGTCGACGGAAACTTCGGTGATCGCAAGAACCTCACCCTCTGGCAACAGGGAGAcgagctcatcaagaacGTCTCGTCCATCTGCCCCAACACCATTGTCGTTCTGCATACCGTCGGCCCTGTCCTGCTCGCCGACTACGAGAAGAACCCCAACATCACCGCCATCGTCTGGGCTGGTCTTCCCGGCCAAGAGTCTGGCAATGCCATCGCTGATCTCCTCTACGGCAAGGTAAGCCCTGGCCGATCTCCCTTCACTTGGGGCCGCACCCGTGAGAGCTACGGTACCGAGGTTCTTTATGAGGCGAACAACGGCCGTGGCGCTCCTCAGGATGACTTCTCGGAGGGTGTCTTCATTGACTACCGTCACTTTGATCGACGATCTCCCAGCACCGATGGCAAGAGCGCTCCCAACAACACCGCTGCTCCTCTCTACGAGTTCGGTCATGGTCTGTCTTGGACTACCTTTGAGTATTCAGACCTCAACATCCAGAAGAACGTTAACTCCACCTACTCTCCTCCTGCTGGTCAGACCATTCCTGCCCCAACCTTTGGCAACTTCAGCAAGAACCTCAACGACTACGTGTTCCCTAAGGGTGTCCGATACATCTACAAGTTCATCTACCCCTTCCTGAACACTTCCTCATCCGCCAGCGAGGCATCTAACGACGGCGGCCAGTTTGGTAAGACTGCCGAAGAGTTCCTACCTCCAAACGCCCTCAACGGCTCAGCCCAGCCTCGTCTTCCCTCTTCTGGTGCCCCAGGCGGTAACCCTCAATTGTGGGATATCCTGTACACCGTCACAGCCACAATCACCAACACAGGCAACGCCACCTCCGACGAGATTCCCCAGCTGTATGTCAGCCTCGGTGGCGAGAACGAACCCGTTCGTGTCCTCCGCGGTTTCGACCGTATCGAGAACATTGCTCCCGGCCAGAgcgccatcttcaacgctcAATTGACCCGTCGCGATCTGAGCAACTGGGATGTGGATGCCCAGAACTGGGTTATCACCGACCATCCAAAGACGGTGTGGGTTGGAAGTAGTTCTCGCAAGCTGCCTCTCAGCGCCAAGTTGGAATAA
- a CDS encoding beta-glucosidase has protein sequence MVVDQNTDAQKVVTRDTLAHSPPHYPSPWMDPNAIGWEEAYAKAKNFVSQLTLLEKVNLTTGVGWQGERCVGNVGSIPRLGMRGLCLQDGPLGIRLSDYNSAFPAGTTAGASWSKSLWYERGLLMGTEFKGKGIDIALGPATGPLGRTAAGGRNWEGFTVDPYMAGHAMAEAVKGIQDAGVIACAKHYIANEQEHFRQSGEVQSRKYNISESLSSNLDDKTLHELYAWPFADAVRAGVGSVMCSYNQINNSYGCQNSKLLNGILKDEMGFQGFVMSDWAAQHTGAASAVAGLDMSMPGDTAFDSGYSFWGGNLTLAVINGTVPAWRVDDMALRIMSAFFKVGKTVEDLPDINFSSWTRDTFGFVQTFAQENREQVNFGVNVQHDHKNHIRESAAKGSVILKNTGSLPLNNPKFLAVIGEDAGPNPAGPNGCGDRGCDNGTLAMAWGSGTSQFPYLITPDQGLQNRAAQDGTRYESILTNNEWAQTQALVSQPNVTAIVFANADSGEGYIEVDGNFGDRKNLTLWQQGDELIKNVSSICPNTIVVLHTVGPVLLADYEKNPNITAIVWAGLPGQESGNAIADLLYGKVSPGRSPFTWGRTRESYGTEVLYEANNGRGAPQDDFSEGVFIDYRHFDRRSPSTDGKSAPNNTAAPLYEFGHGLSWTTFEYSDLNIQKNVNSTYSPPAGQTIPAPTFGNFSKNLNDYVFPKGVRYIYKFIYPFLNTSSSASEASNDGGQFGKTAEEFLPPNALNGSAQPRLPSSGAPGGNPQLWDILYTVTATITNTGNATSDEIPQLYVSLGGENEPVRVLRGFDRIENIAPGQSAIFNAQLTRRDLSNWDVDAQNWVITDHPKTVWVGSSSRKLPLSAKLE, from the exons ATGGTTGTTGATCAGAATACTGACGCTCAAAAGGTTGTCACGAGAGATACACTCGCACACTCACCTCCTCACTATCCTTCACCATGGATGGATCCTAATGCCATTGGCTGGGAGGAAGCTTACGCCAAAGCAAAGAACTTTGTGTCCCAGCTCACTCTCCTCGAAAAGGTCAACTTGACCACTGGTGTTGG GTGGCAAGGCGAACGCTGTGTAGGAAACGTGGGATCAATTCCTCGTCTTGGTATGCGAGGTCTTTGTCTTCAGGATGGTCCTCTTGGAATTCGTCTGTCCGATTACAACAGTGCTTTTCCCGCTGGCACCACAGCTGGTGCTTCTTGGAGCAAGTCTCTCTGGTATGAGAGGGGTCTTCTGATGGGAACTGAGTTCAAGGGGAAGGGTATCGATATCGCTCTTGGCCCTGCTACTGGTCCTCTTGGCCGCACTGCTGCTGGTGGACGAAACTGGGAGGGCTTTACCGTTGATCCTTATATGGCTGGCCATGCCATGGCCGAGGCCGTCAAGGGCATCCAAGACGCAGGTGTCATTGCTTGTGCTAAGCATTACATCGCAAACGAGCAAG AGCACTTCCGACAGAGTGGCGAGGTCCAGTCCCGCAAGTACAACATCTCCGAGtctctctcctccaaccTGGACGACAAGACTTTGCACGAGCTCTACGCCTGGCCCTTTGCTGATGCCGTCCGCGCTGGCGTCGGTTCAGTCATGTGCTCTTACAATCAGATCAACAACTCGTACGGTTGCCAGAACTCCAAGCTCCTCAACGGTATCCTCAAGGACGAGATGGGTTTCCAGGGCTTCGTCATGAGCGATTGGGCGGCCCAGCACACCGGTGCTGCTTCTGCCGTCGCTGGTCTTGATATGAGCATGCCTGGTGACACCGCGTTCGACAGTGGATATAGCTTCTGGGGTGGAAACCTGACTCTTGCTGTCATCAACGGAACTGTTCCCGCCTGGCGAGTTGATGACATGGCTCTGCGAATCATGTCGGCCTTCTTCAAGGTTGGAAAGACGGTAGAGGACCTCCCCGacatcaacttctcctcctgGACCCGCGACACCTTCGGCTTCGTCCAAACATTTGCTCAAGAGAACCGCGAACAAGTCAACTTTGGAGTTAACGTCCAGCACGACCACAAGAACCACATCCGTGAGTCTGCCGCCAAGGGAAGCGTCATCCTCAAGAACACCGGCTCCCTTCCCCTCAACAATCCCAAGTTCCTCGCTGTCATTGGTGAGGACGCCGGTCCCAACCCTGCTGGACCCAATGGTTGCGGCGACCGTGGTTGCGACAATGGTACCCTGGCTATGGCTTGGGGCTCGGGAACTTCTCAATTCCCTTACTTGATCACACCCGACCAAGGTCTCCAGAACCGAGCTGCCCAAGACGGAACTCGATATGAGAGCATCTTGACCAACAACGAATGGGCCCAGACACAGGCTCTTGTCAGCCAACCCAACGTGACCGCTATCGTTTTTGCCAACGCCGACTCTGGTGAGGGTTACATTGAAGTCGACGGAAACTTCGGTGATCGCAAGAACCTCACCCTCTGGCAACAGGGAGAcgagctcatcaagaacGTCTCGTCCATCTGCCCCAACACCATTGTCGTTCTGCATACCGTCGGCCCTGTCCTGCTCGCCGACTACGAGAAGAACCCCAACATCACCGCCATCGTCTGGGCTGGTCTTCCCGGCCAAGAGTCTGGCAATGCCATCGCTGATCTCCTCTACGGCAAGGTAAGCCCTGGCCGATCTCCCTTCACTTGGGGCCGCACCCGTGAGAGCTACGGTACCGAGGTTCTTTATGAGGCGAACAACGGCCGTGGCGCTCCTCAGGATGACTTCTCGGAGGGTGTCTTCATTGACTACCGTCACTTTGATCGACGATCTCCCAGCACCGATGGCAAGAGCGCTCCCAACAACACCGCTGCTCCTCTCTACGAGTTCGGTCATGGTCTGTCTTGGACTACCTTTGAGTATTCAGACCTCAACATCCAGAAGAACGTTAACTCCACCTACTCTCCTCCTGCTGGTCAGACCATTCCTGCCCCAACCTTTGGCAACTTCAGCAAGAACCTCAACGACTACGTGTTCCCTAAGGGTGTCCGATACATCTACAAGTTCATCTACCCCTTCCTGAACACTTCCTCATCCGCCAGCGAGGCATCTAACGACGGCGGCCAGTTTGGTAAGACTGCCGAAGAGTTCCTACCTCCAAACGCCCTCAACGGCTCAGCCCAGCCTCGTCTTCCCTCTTCTGGTGCCCCAGGCGGTAACCCTCAATTGTGGGATATCCTGTACACCGTCACAGCCACAATCACCAACACAGGCAACGCCACCTCCGACGAGATTCCCCAGCTGTATGTCAGCCTCGGTGGCGAGAACGAACCCGTTCGTGTCCTCCGCGGTTTCGACCGTATCGAGAACATTGCTCCCGGCCAGAgcgccatcttcaacgctcAATTGACCCGTCGCGATCTGAGCAACTGGGATGTGGATGCCCAGAACTGGGTTATCACCGACCATCCAAAGACGGTGTGGGTTGGAAGTAGTTCTCGCAAGCTGCCTCTCAGCGCCAAGTTGGAATAA